One window from the genome of Leuconostoc suionicum encodes:
- a CDS encoding sensor histidine kinase: MKKKIGKLISIYSLNILLLFAVTHVIHVTPKQLYMLLVIFFVVANLEIWSLNFWKSKETSELTIMKQRMLATTTGETPRGVLAEPTSPYYDLLEKFNELQTYVRHMQYDANREINNYQTLLTSLPVGVINVNRNHMVDVFNQTAADFLGVEMPEIPILDSLVIRQFTLSEIINHTFNTKKRQQSILNLMVNGEARQYDVSTLYHQSGSNSEVMVMLYDLTEVLKIERMQADFLANASHEFKTPLTAITGFVETLQGEAGSDNDTRQQFLQIVANEAKRLSALVNDILSLSRLQHKIDEKVTDVEVAKIVDQQLKKIDTKTVTVHNEIASDFSVSGVANDISTIVQNLLTNSVKYNVMNGDIWVTVHKNQQQWQIDFKDTGIGIPFNQQSRIFERFYRGDESRQRKIASGTGLGLAIVNEIVNRHNGEIKVKSQVGVGTTISVVLPL; this comes from the coding sequence ATGAAGAAAAAAATTGGAAAATTGATTAGCATATATAGTTTAAATATCTTACTATTATTTGCAGTAACACATGTAATTCATGTCACTCCAAAACAACTGTACATGCTCTTAGTAATTTTTTTTGTAGTAGCTAATCTTGAAATTTGGTCCTTAAACTTTTGGAAAAGTAAAGAAACGTCCGAGTTAACTATTATGAAACAGCGAATGTTGGCAACGACTACAGGTGAAACACCAAGAGGTGTACTAGCTGAACCAACATCACCTTACTATGACTTATTGGAAAAGTTCAATGAATTACAGACTTATGTACGTCATATGCAATATGATGCTAATCGCGAAATTAACAACTATCAAACTCTTTTAACAAGCTTACCAGTTGGTGTTATTAATGTTAATCGGAATCATATGGTAGATGTTTTTAATCAAACCGCTGCCGATTTTCTTGGTGTAGAAATGCCTGAAATACCAATTTTAGATAGTTTGGTTATTCGTCAATTTACCTTGTCTGAAATAATTAATCACACTTTTAATACTAAAAAGAGACAACAATCTATTTTGAACTTGATGGTTAATGGTGAAGCGCGGCAATATGATGTGAGTACACTATATCATCAATCTGGATCCAATTCAGAAGTTATGGTCATGTTGTATGATTTAACTGAAGTACTTAAAATTGAACGTATGCAGGCTGATTTTCTAGCAAACGCATCACATGAATTTAAAACACCTTTAACGGCAATAACGGGATTCGTTGAAACATTGCAAGGTGAGGCCGGCTCAGATAACGATACACGGCAACAATTTTTACAAATTGTAGCAAATGAAGCTAAACGTTTATCAGCATTGGTCAATGATATATTATCATTATCTCGTCTGCAACATAAAATAGACGAAAAAGTAACAGATGTTGAGGTTGCGAAAATTGTTGATCAACAGTTGAAAAAAATTGATACAAAAACTGTGACGGTTCATAATGAAATTGCTTCCGACTTTAGTGTATCAGGCGTCGCGAATGATATTAGTACAATCGTCCAAAATTTGCTAACAAACTCAGTGAAATATAATGTAATGAATGGCGATATTTGGGTAACAGTGCATAAAAACCAGCAGCAATGGCAAATAGATTTTAAAGATACTGGTATCGGTATACCATTCAATCAACAATCACGTATTTTTGAACGCTTTTATAGAGGTGATGAGTCTCGACAGCGAAAAATAGCTAGTGGCACTGGCTTGGGATTAGCTATTGTGAACGAAATTGTAAATAGACATAACGGTGAAATTAAAGTTAAATCACAGGTAGGTGTTGGGACAACTATTAGTGTTGTATTACCTTTATAA
- a CDS encoding amino acid ABC transporter substrate-binding protein, with translation MPSMKKKIVVNSIVGTLFIALVIMAALSLSNNSQKSKSTEQTVVKTDQWSRIKREKQITIGLDDTFVPMGFRDKSGKLVGFDVDLATAVFKSLGIKVKWQPIDWSMKETELNTGNIDAIWNGYTITDDRKKKVAFSTPYHKATQVLVTLKKSNINKFSDMQDKVLGDQTASSGDQTFAQYPKVLKQYVKDQKVIGYDTFDKAFNDLNASRIDGLLIDEDYARYYVAHQSNPDDYTITTGGFPVNDNAVGFRKADKKLRQAVNKELATYKKDGRLQKYSTKWFGN, from the coding sequence ATGCCAAGCATGAAAAAGAAGATTGTTGTTAATAGTATTGTTGGTACTTTATTTATCGCACTGGTCATTATGGCAGCTCTCTCTTTATCTAATAATTCCCAAAAAAGCAAAAGTACAGAACAGACAGTAGTGAAAACAGATCAATGGTCACGAATCAAGAGGGAAAAGCAAATTACAATTGGTCTAGATGATACATTTGTACCAATGGGATTTCGCGATAAATCGGGTAAATTAGTAGGATTTGATGTTGATTTGGCGACTGCTGTGTTCAAGAGTTTGGGAATCAAGGTCAAATGGCAACCCATTGATTGGTCAATGAAAGAAACAGAATTAAATACCGGAAACATTGATGCTATCTGGAATGGTTATACAATTACAGATGACCGGAAAAAGAAGGTTGCTTTTTCAACACCTTACCACAAGGCAACGCAAGTGCTTGTTACTTTAAAGAAAAGTAACATTAACAAGTTTTCTGATATGCAAGATAAAGTATTAGGAGATCAAACGGCTTCAAGTGGCGATCAAACTTTTGCGCAGTATCCTAAAGTTTTGAAACAATATGTTAAAGACCAGAAGGTTATTGGCTATGATACATTTGATAAGGCCTTCAATGATTTGAATGCGAGTCGCATCGATGGTTTATTGATTGATGAAGACTATGCACGTTATTATGTTGCGCATCAGTCTAACCCAGATGATTACACAATCACAACAGGTGGTTTCCCAGTAAATGATAATGCAGTTGGCTTCCGCAAAGCAGATAAAAAATTACGACAAGCAGTAAATAAAGAATTAGCAACTTATAAAAAAGATGGTCGTTTACAAAAATATAGTACGAAATGGTTTGGTAATTAA
- the cls gene encoding cardiolipin synthase has product MLRTSFWIVILIALVINTIISFIAVFRQKREIATIWAWMLVLLLLPVVGFAIFFLAGSRISSKKIFRLRTQEQRGLDQIALNQKKQLQDIENLLPIPYSATELLKLFLSSDRAVLTRGNKITIFSDGQKKFDKLFSDIKAAKEHIHLEYFSIFDDKIGHQLVDLLTEKASEGVEVRVIYDQFGSHGQHPKMYRQLRAAGGVAVPFLMRRFQLLTLRFNFRNHRKIAIIDGKIGYIGGFNVGDQYIGESKKFGYWRDTHTRIIGDAVLSLQSRFLMDWNATAEGRELLTQTTKYFPENFSLPGKSMVQIVSSGPDDDMKQIKQGYMRMFSSARESISIQTPYFIPDGPVLETLEVAILSGVKVRLMIPNQPDHPLVYRATEYYAQELIDLGATVYRYDGGFLHSKVVIIDNEVATVGSANMDIRSFSLNFEGNAFIYDPDFAADLEDLFEQDVLKSTKLTMEYFEKQSAWMKFKQKFSRLFSPIL; this is encoded by the coding sequence ATGCTGAGAACATCTTTTTGGATTGTTATATTAATAGCTTTGGTCATCAATACCATTATTTCTTTTATTGCTGTTTTTCGACAGAAACGTGAAATTGCCACAATTTGGGCTTGGATGCTTGTCCTTTTGCTGTTACCTGTTGTAGGATTTGCCATCTTCTTTTTGGCGGGGAGCCGAATTTCTAGTAAAAAAATATTCCGTTTGCGAACGCAAGAACAACGTGGTTTAGATCAGATTGCTTTAAATCAAAAAAAGCAGTTACAAGATATTGAGAACTTACTTCCTATTCCTTACAGTGCAACAGAATTGTTGAAATTATTTTTATCATCTGATCGTGCAGTTTTGACACGTGGTAATAAAATTACAATTTTTAGTGATGGTCAAAAGAAATTTGATAAATTATTCTCAGATATTAAAGCTGCAAAGGAACATATACATTTAGAATATTTTTCTATTTTTGATGATAAAATAGGACATCAACTCGTTGATCTATTAACTGAAAAAGCTAGTGAAGGTGTTGAGGTTCGCGTTATTTACGATCAGTTTGGTTCTCATGGACAACATCCTAAAATGTATAGACAATTACGTGCAGCTGGAGGTGTTGCTGTACCGTTCTTAATGCGACGCTTTCAGCTACTAACTTTGCGTTTTAATTTTAGAAATCACCGTAAAATTGCTATTATTGATGGTAAAATTGGATACATTGGTGGATTTAATGTAGGGGATCAATATATTGGTGAATCTAAAAAATTTGGTTATTGGCGTGATACGCATACCCGAATTATTGGGGATGCAGTATTATCATTGCAAAGTCGATTTTTAATGGATTGGAATGCTACCGCTGAAGGTAGAGAGTTATTGACCCAGACGACAAAGTACTTTCCTGAAAACTTCTCGTTACCAGGGAAGTCTATGGTTCAAATTGTTTCCAGTGGTCCTGATGACGATATGAAGCAGATCAAACAAGGTTACATGAGAATGTTTTCTTCTGCCCGTGAGAGCATAAGTATTCAAACCCCTTATTTCATTCCGGATGGTCCTGTGTTAGAAACACTTGAAGTTGCTATTTTATCCGGGGTTAAGGTGAGATTAATGATACCTAATCAACCCGACCATCCTTTAGTTTATCGGGCAACAGAATATTATGCTCAAGAATTAATTGATCTCGGCGCGACAGTTTATCGCTATGATGGTGGCTTTTTACATAGCAAGGTTGTGATTATTGATAATGAGGTAGCAACTGTCGGGTCAGCTAATATGGATATCCGTTCATTTTCTCTTAATTTTGAAGGCAACGCATTTATATATGATCCGGACTTTGCAGCTGATTTAGAAGATTTATTTGAGCAAGACGTATTAAAGTCCACAAAATTAACAATGGAATATTTTGAGAAACAGTCTGCTTGGATGAAATTTAAGCAAAAGTTTAGTAGACTTTTCTCACCAATACTATGA
- the pgsA gene encoding CDP-diacylglycerol--glycerol-3-phosphate 3-phosphatidyltransferase: MNLPNKLTVFRIILIPVFILLLTVPYAWSNISFLGVNMPVNWLIAAVVFAIASATDFLDGQIARSQHLVTNFGKFADPLADKLLVMTALIFLTSFNVVPAWMTAVIVIRELAVTGLRTLIVENNGKVLAAQMPGKIKTFSQMFAIFFLYIRNAPFSIINFPIGNVLLWVAVIFTIYSGIDYFWQNRNVFSDGM; this comes from the coding sequence ATGAATTTACCTAATAAACTAACTGTTTTCAGAATTATTTTAATTCCTGTATTTATTTTATTGCTGACAGTACCATATGCTTGGTCTAATATCAGCTTTTTAGGAGTAAACATGCCTGTTAATTGGTTGATTGCCGCTGTTGTCTTTGCAATAGCTTCTGCAACTGATTTCTTGGACGGTCAAATAGCTCGTAGTCAGCATTTAGTTACCAATTTTGGAAAGTTTGCGGATCCTTTGGCTGATAAACTTTTGGTTATGACAGCGTTGATTTTCTTAACGAGCTTCAATGTTGTTCCAGCTTGGATGACTGCGGTTATTGTTATTCGAGAGTTGGCTGTTACAGGTTTACGTACGCTAATTGTTGAAAACAATGGCAAGGTTTTGGCAGCACAGATGCCAGGAAAGATAAAAACATTTTCACAAATGTTTGCTATTTTCTTCTTGTATATTCGCAACGCGCCATTTTCCATTATTAATTTTCCTATTGGGAATGTCTTATTGTGGGTTGCAGTTATCTTTACAATTTATTCCGGTATCGATTATTTTTGGCAAAATAGAAATGTCTTTTCTGATGGGATGTAA
- a CDS encoding helix-turn-helix domain-containing protein, with amino-acid sequence MNETLTNQIGEQLKAARLEKQLSLDDIQEITKIQRRYLLAIEENNLSVLPGDFYVRAFIRQYALAVGLHPDELLGETKPISMSRTSDLSRAHRDNDGIVRAGIDNTPTARSRLANSIPTIGLGLLILVALIVIWFVLTHIGTNSQQTSNGGNISVSTSEVSKSSSKSSASKSSASSSSEESSKLDLGTPETDTSLQTTIYNLSNENTKKHTVVITAKNTGTSVKVNDASSNILLNETLASGSKTVEIPAGTTAFNLQFSNVNNASVTVDGQDVEISGATTSFWNVLFNLNK; translated from the coding sequence ATGAATGAAACTTTAACAAATCAAATAGGTGAACAACTGAAGGCTGCTCGCTTAGAAAAACAATTATCATTGGATGATATCCAAGAAATTACAAAAATTCAACGCCGGTATTTATTAGCTATTGAGGAAAACAATCTTAGCGTGTTACCTGGTGATTTTTACGTCCGTGCTTTTATTCGGCAATATGCATTAGCTGTTGGGTTACATCCTGATGAGTTATTAGGAGAAACAAAACCAATTTCTATGTCTCGAACTAGCGATCTGAGCCGGGCACACAGGGATAATGATGGTATTGTTCGTGCTGGGATAGACAACACCCCAACAGCAAGATCACGGTTGGCAAATTCTATCCCAACAATTGGTTTGGGGCTATTGATTCTTGTGGCTTTAATAGTTATTTGGTTTGTATTGACACATATAGGGACCAATTCTCAACAGACATCTAACGGCGGTAATATCTCTGTTTCTACTTCTGAGGTTTCCAAATCTTCTAGTAAATCATCAGCATCGAAGTCATCTGCTTCTAGTTCAAGTGAGGAATCTTCGAAACTTGATTTAGGTACACCAGAAACAGATACAAGTTTGCAGACGACAATCTATAATTTGTCTAATGAAAATACTAAAAAACATACAGTTGTTATAACAGCGAAAAACACAGGTACTTCAGTTAAGGTCAATGATGCTAGTAGTAACATTTTGCTAAATGAAACATTGGCTAGTGGCAGTAAAACAGTAGAAATTCCAGCGGGAACAACGGCATTTAATCTACAATTTTCTAATGTTAATAATGCTTCAGTTACAGTTGATGGACAAGATGTCGAAATAAGTGGTGCAACAACATCATTTTGGAATGTGCTTTTTAATCTCAATAAATAA
- a CDS encoding response regulator transcription factor: MTKILVVDDETAIATLLQYNLQQNGYEVTVALDGLSAYQKAKEQQFNAILLDLMLPEMDGMTVLKQLRQDKVSTPIILVTAKGDEFDRVLGLELGADDYITKPFSPREVVARLKAVLRRSQVSTDANKTDEMVISIQDLLINDSKKTVMKENSVLSLTPREYDLLLYFAQRLGRVIDRETILTAVWGYEYTGESRMVDMHISNLRDKIESNPKTPKILKTVRGFGYTMTN; this comes from the coding sequence ATGACTAAGATACTTGTTGTTGATGATGAAACGGCAATTGCAACGCTGCTGCAATATAATTTGCAACAAAATGGTTACGAAGTAACGGTTGCATTGGATGGTTTATCCGCTTACCAAAAGGCAAAAGAGCAACAATTCAATGCAATATTGTTGGATTTAATGTTACCAGAAATGGATGGCATGACTGTTTTAAAACAGTTACGTCAAGATAAAGTTAGCACGCCAATAATTTTGGTGACCGCAAAAGGGGATGAGTTTGACCGTGTGCTTGGCTTAGAATTAGGTGCGGATGACTATATCACTAAACCTTTCAGTCCCCGAGAAGTTGTAGCAAGACTAAAAGCAGTATTACGTCGTTCACAAGTTAGTACAGATGCCAACAAAACGGATGAAATGGTTATTTCTATACAAGATTTGCTCATCAATGATAGTAAAAAAACAGTGATGAAAGAAAATAGTGTTTTATCCTTAACGCCACGAGAATATGATTTGTTATTATATTTTGCACAGCGTTTGGGGCGTGTAATTGATCGTGAAACAATTTTGACAGCTGTGTGGGGATATGAATATACTGGCGAAAGCCGTATGGTAGATATGCATATCAGCAACTTACGTGATAAGATTGAGTCAAACCCAAAGACACCTAAAATATTGAAAACGGTTCGCGGATTTGGGTATACTATGACGAATTAG
- the recA gene encoding recombinase RecA, translated as MVAKKTTKKDDQAKKDGRRAALDEALKKIEKNFGKGSVMTLGDNALTQIETIPSGSVKIDVALGVGGYPKGRIIEVYGPESSGKTTIALHAVAEVQKQGGTAAYIDAENALDVKYAEALGVKKDELLLSQPDTGEQGLEIADALVQSGAVDMIVVDSVAALVPRAEIEGEMGDAHVGLQARLMSQALRKLAGTLNRTGTIAIFINQIREKVGVMFGNPETTPGGRALKFYSTVRLEVRRSTQIKDGTDVTGNLTKVKIVKNKVAPPFKVAEVDIMYGHGISQTGEILDLAVDQDIIDKAGAWYAYEGERIGQGREKAKDYLDDPEHTALRQELYVKVRQAYGIDSNANGTAVSNTEAQAEKSDEQINLPDLDTSADDSLTDEPIV; from the coding sequence ATGGTAGCAAAGAAAACGACTAAAAAAGACGATCAAGCAAAGAAAGATGGTCGTCGAGCCGCGCTAGATGAAGCGCTAAAGAAAATTGAAAAGAACTTTGGAAAAGGTTCAGTGATGACGTTAGGAGATAACGCGCTAACGCAGATCGAAACGATCCCTTCTGGTTCTGTTAAAATTGATGTTGCTTTGGGTGTGGGTGGCTATCCCAAGGGACGTATTATTGAAGTATACGGTCCAGAATCATCCGGTAAAACAACCATCGCACTTCATGCAGTTGCTGAAGTGCAAAAGCAAGGTGGAACGGCTGCCTATATTGATGCTGAAAATGCTTTGGATGTTAAATACGCTGAAGCCCTTGGCGTTAAAAAAGACGAATTACTCTTGTCACAACCGGATACAGGCGAACAGGGATTAGAAATTGCTGATGCTTTGGTACAATCAGGTGCTGTAGACATGATTGTTGTTGACTCAGTTGCTGCATTAGTACCTCGTGCAGAAATCGAAGGTGAAATGGGTGATGCGCACGTTGGATTGCAAGCTCGTTTGATGAGTCAAGCACTACGTAAGTTAGCGGGAACTTTAAACCGAACGGGAACAATTGCTATTTTCATCAATCAAATTCGTGAAAAAGTCGGCGTAATGTTTGGAAACCCAGAAACTACACCCGGTGGTCGTGCACTAAAGTTCTATTCGACAGTACGTTTAGAAGTTAGACGTTCAACGCAAATTAAAGACGGTACTGATGTCACCGGTAATTTGACAAAAGTTAAAATTGTTAAAAACAAGGTGGCTCCACCATTCAAAGTTGCTGAAGTCGATATTATGTATGGGCATGGGATTTCACAAACAGGTGAAATTCTCGATCTTGCTGTTGATCAAGATATTATCGATAAAGCAGGTGCATGGTACGCCTACGAAGGTGAGCGAATTGGTCAAGGGCGTGAGAAAGCCAAAGACTATTTAGATGATCCTGAGCATACTGCATTGCGACAAGAACTATATGTCAAGGTGCGTCAAGCGTATGGTATTGATTCTAATGCGAATGGTACTGCCGTTTCAAATACGGAAGCTCAGGCGGAAAAATCTGATGAACAAATTAATTTGCCAGATTTGGATACATCAGCAGATGATTCTTTAACAGATGAACCAATTGTATAA
- a CDS encoding phosphate ABC transporter substrate-binding protein, giving the protein MNKKIVGIIGGIVVIAAGIALYTSANNKSSDSNTNTSSSSSSKVTGKVLSLGSTALQPLAEQVASSFQDKNPGVTVTVQGGGSGAGLSQVSDGSAQIGNSDVFAEEKEGVDASKLVDHKVAVVGIAPVVNSDVQISSLTKTQLRDIFTGKITNWKDVGGKDEKIVVINRATGSGTRAVFEKNILDGQNAVQATEQDSNGTVQKIVKTTPGAISYLAFAYLDSDGIKALNLSGVHPNKANVEDNSWPIWAYEHMYTKGTPTGATKAFLKYFTTKEVQKTIVPKLGYIGLTDMKVTRDSSGKVSDK; this is encoded by the coding sequence ATGAACAAAAAGATTGTAGGAATTATTGGTGGTATAGTGGTCATTGCGGCCGGAATTGCTTTGTATACTTCCGCTAACAACAAGTCAAGTGATAGTAATACAAATACAAGCTCTTCTTCATCTTCTAAGGTTACTGGTAAAGTCTTATCGTTAGGTTCGACAGCTCTACAACCTCTAGCAGAGCAAGTTGCCAGTTCATTCCAAGATAAAAATCCTGGTGTAACTGTGACGGTGCAAGGTGGTGGATCAGGTGCCGGATTAAGTCAAGTATCTGACGGCTCGGCACAAATTGGTAATTCTGATGTCTTTGCCGAAGAAAAAGAAGGTGTAGATGCTAGTAAATTAGTAGATCATAAAGTTGCTGTTGTTGGTATTGCACCAGTTGTTAATAGTGATGTTCAAATCAGTAGCTTAACTAAAACACAGTTGCGAGATATTTTCACTGGTAAAATAACAAACTGGAAAGATGTAGGCGGAAAAGATGAAAAGATTGTTGTTATCAACCGTGCAACTGGTTCAGGAACAAGAGCTGTTTTTGAAAAAAATATTTTAGATGGTCAGAATGCTGTTCAAGCAACAGAACAAGATTCTAATGGAACTGTTCAAAAAATCGTTAAGACAACACCAGGGGCTATTTCTTACCTAGCATTTGCTTATCTTGATTCAGATGGTATTAAGGCTTTGAATTTAAGTGGTGTTCATCCTAATAAGGCAAACGTAGAAGATAACTCATGGCCAATTTGGGCTTATGAACACATGTATACTAAGGGTACACCCACAGGTGCAACTAAAGCATTCTTGAAATATTTCACAACTAAGGAAGTTCAAAAAACAATCGTTCCTAAGCTGGGATATATTGGCTTGACAGATATGAAAGTTACACGTGATTCAAGTGGTAAAGTTAGTGACAAGTAA
- the yfmF gene encoding EF-P 5-aminopentanol modification-associated protein YfmF: MKKTIINHGANLVILPTTQFKTLHIAVDFSTAVEPENISARALVSYLTAVSSARYKTQQQVAQKTIDLYGAQYQTDVFRIGQTHHVRFTLQIPAPTYIVGGKQLLTEAFDFLSEMIFNPLAENHAFDEQVFANEQQSLINELASVKDDKSRYAVAKLREITYDKSGMRVSASGNEETVAHLNPSGVYQAYQNMLNDDAMNIVVLGDINQQQIISLIEKWPIVPHQAKEEREPFYRQASRLHLSELVEHKTSLNQAMLTMAYQLNIKPFDDQRFAVMVMNSLLGGTPLSKLFMNVREKESLAYSIYSRWQHDTGFLTIAAGLDTTKVHQTDTMIQEQIKAIQEGDFDNQTVDAIKMSLISDYLSQRDSPASQMEVAFSRLLTRRETSEQEWINRIQSVTADDIQNAAQKISLQSRYILLPEV, from the coding sequence ATGAAAAAAACAATTATTAATCATGGCGCGAATCTTGTGATTCTGCCAACTACACAATTTAAAACATTGCACATCGCCGTTGATTTTTCAACGGCAGTTGAGCCTGAGAATATTAGTGCACGTGCATTAGTGTCTTATTTGACTGCTGTTAGCTCGGCGCGTTATAAAACGCAACAACAAGTGGCGCAAAAAACAATTGATTTGTATGGTGCCCAATATCAAACTGATGTTTTTCGCATTGGCCAAACGCATCATGTACGCTTTACTTTGCAAATACCGGCACCTACCTACATAGTGGGGGGAAAACAGCTCCTGACCGAAGCTTTTGATTTTTTAAGCGAGATGATATTTAATCCTTTGGCGGAGAATCATGCATTCGATGAACAAGTATTTGCCAATGAGCAGCAAAGCCTAATAAATGAACTTGCCAGCGTTAAAGATGACAAAAGTCGTTACGCGGTGGCTAAACTTCGTGAAATAACTTATGATAAATCTGGCATGCGTGTATCCGCTAGTGGTAATGAAGAAACTGTTGCTCATTTAAATCCATCTGGTGTCTATCAAGCTTATCAGAACATGCTTAACGACGATGCTATGAATATCGTTGTGCTTGGTGATATTAATCAACAGCAAATTATTTCATTAATAGAAAAGTGGCCGATTGTACCTCATCAAGCTAAGGAAGAAAGAGAGCCATTTTATAGGCAAGCCTCTCGATTACATCTTAGTGAATTAGTTGAGCATAAAACTTCGCTTAATCAGGCTATGCTTACCATGGCTTATCAATTAAATATTAAGCCATTCGATGATCAGCGTTTTGCTGTTATGGTCATGAACTCGTTGTTGGGTGGTACGCCACTATCAAAATTATTTATGAATGTGCGCGAGAAGGAGTCACTAGCATATAGCATTTATTCTCGCTGGCAACACGATACTGGATTTTTAACTATTGCGGCTGGCTTGGATACTACAAAAGTGCATCAGACGGACACGATGATACAAGAACAAATTAAAGCCATTCAAGAGGGCGACTTTGATAATCAGACAGTTGATGCGATTAAGATGAGCTTAATTAGTGATTACTTAAGTCAACGTGACTCACCTGCAAGTCAAATGGAAGTTGCTTTTTCTCGATTACTCACAAGAAGAGAAACGAGTGAACAGGAATGGATTAATCGAATTCAGTCTGTGACTGCTGACGACATTCAAAATGCTGCTCAGAAGATTTCACTTCAAAGTCGTTATATATTATTGCCTGAGGTCTAA
- the yfmH gene encoding EF-P 5-aminopentanol modification-associated protein YfmH, with amino-acid sequence MKTKHYLKLKEDVITETLDNGLSIVMVPKFNYHKTFAVLTTAYGALEQKFVIDDEQPIQIPAGTAHFLEHKLFEKENEDAFARFGELGADANAFTNAYQTSYLFSTTQNLIPALTHLLDFVQTPYFSKQTVEKEQGIIGQEIQMYDDDPNWALYMGLLNTLYPDSSIAKDIAGTRETIATITPELLYAIHSAFYQPTQLTLHIVGHFNPEEILAVVKENQFKKDLRSKKLTRFPEKVLPAKERQSERYFNVSRPKVAFGIRLDQNQVVGTEATKRILIADILDDLLFGEQTDWYQNLYSHGIIDTEFDTSFDIIKHYQYVSFFAETDDYDVLTQEIQNQINNYQNVLENQQNAFESLRRATVGEGIQKLNSLENMALQGDDVLFGTNLFDKIELLQDLTFDDILVTADKIYRNATLQRFVLHK; translated from the coding sequence ATGAAAACAAAACATTATCTAAAGTTAAAAGAAGATGTGATTACAGAAACGTTAGATAATGGTCTATCAATAGTGATGGTTCCGAAGTTTAATTACCATAAAACTTTTGCTGTGTTAACAACGGCTTATGGTGCGTTAGAGCAAAAATTTGTTATCGATGATGAACAACCAATTCAAATTCCCGCTGGAACAGCACATTTTCTGGAACACAAGCTATTTGAAAAAGAAAATGAAGATGCATTCGCAAGATTTGGCGAATTGGGGGCTGATGCTAATGCATTTACCAATGCTTATCAAACAAGTTATCTGTTTTCAACTACTCAAAACTTAATACCTGCCTTAACGCATTTACTAGACTTTGTTCAAACGCCTTATTTTTCAAAGCAAACAGTAGAAAAAGAACAGGGAATTATTGGGCAAGAAATACAAATGTATGATGATGACCCTAATTGGGCACTCTATATGGGATTATTGAACACATTATATCCAGACTCGTCAATTGCTAAAGATATCGCTGGGACACGTGAAACGATTGCAACCATCACACCTGAACTACTGTATGCTATTCATTCTGCATTTTATCAACCTACACAGCTGACACTACACATTGTGGGGCATTTTAATCCTGAAGAAATATTAGCAGTTGTTAAAGAGAATCAATTCAAAAAAGATTTACGTTCTAAGAAGTTAACCCGTTTCCCAGAAAAAGTTTTACCAGCAAAAGAACGGCAGTCGGAACGCTACTTTAATGTTTCACGCCCTAAAGTTGCATTTGGTATCCGGCTTGATCAGAACCAAGTCGTTGGTACAGAGGCAACCAAACGTATTTTAATCGCTGATATTTTGGATGATCTATTGTTTGGCGAACAAACGGATTGGTATCAGAATTTATATAGTCATGGTATTATTGATACAGAATTTGACACATCGTTTGATATTATAAAACATTATCAGTATGTGAGCTTTTTTGCGGAAACGGACGATTATGACGTTCTGACACAAGAAATTCAAAATCAAATTAATAATTATCAAAATGTTTTAGAAAATCAACAAAATGCGTTTGAGTCACTACGAAGAGCTACAGTTGGTGAGGGAATTCAGAAATTGAATTCCTTAGAAAATATGGCTTTGCAAGGTGATGATGTCTTGTTTGGAACTAATCTTTTTGATAAGATAGAGTTGTTACAAGATTTAACATTTGATGACATTCTTGTAACAGCGGATAAAATATATCGAAATGCTACGTTGCAACGATTTGTGTTGCATAAGTAG